CTGCACGCCGATCCCGACCCACACCGACCTGGCCCTGACGGCCGCCCGCCGGGGCGTGCACATCCTGCTGGAGAAGCCGCCCGCCCCGTCGTACGCCGAGTTCCGGCGCATGGCCGACGGGGTCGCCGAGGCCGGGGTCGTCTGCCAGATCGGCTTCCAGTCGCTGGGCTCGGGCGCGGTGCCGGCGATCCGGACGCTGATGGCCGAGGGCGCCATCGGCGAGATCGTCGGGATCGGAGGGGCCGGGGCCTGGGCACGCACCGAGGCGTACTACCGGCGGGCGCCCTGGGCGGGCAAGCGGCGCCTGAACGGCGTCGACGTCATCGACGGCGTGCTGACCAACCCGCTCGCGCACGCCGTCGCCACCGCCCTCGCGCTGGGCGGAACGGTGCGCGCCGAGGACGTCACCGCCATCGAGACCGAGCTGCTGCGCGCCAACGCCATCGAGTCCGACGACACCTCCTGCGTCCGCGTCACCACCGCGCACGGCCCCCAGGTCGTCGTCGCCACGACCCTGTGCGCCGAGGACCCGGACGATCCGTACGTCGTCGTCCACGGCGAACACGGCCGGATCACCTTCTGGTACAAGCAGGACCGCGTCCTGCTCCAGCGCGCGGGCCACGGCCCCGAGGAGTTCGAGTACGACCGTACGGACCTGCTCGAGAACCTCGTCGAGCATCTCACCGACGGCACCGACGTGCTGGTCACACCCGAGGCGACCGGCGCCTTCATGAAGGTCGTAGAGGCGATTCGACTCGCCCCCGACCCGGCCCCGCTGCCGGACGAGGCCTGGCAGCTGCTCCCCGACGAGCAGCGCCGGGTCGTGCCCGGCATCGACGGCCTCGTCGCGGCCGCCGCCGACACCCTCGCCCTCTACTCCGAGCTGGGCGCTCCCTGGGCGCCTGAGGCACGAACGAAAGAGGTGAGCACCTGATGACCCCCCACGACACCGCGGTGCTGCGTGTAGCGGGCCGACCGGTCGGCCGGTACGTCACCCGGCCCGAACTGCCGGCCCGGCTCTCCCCGCGCCCGTATCTGCACCCCGTCACCACCCTGGCCGGCACGGCGGTCACCGAGCTGAGCCCCGCCGACCACATACACCACCTCGGCGTCGGTGTCGCCGTTCCCGACGTCGAGGGGCACAACTTCTGGGGCGGACGCACCTACGTCCGTGACCAGGGCCCGACCGAGCTCGACAACCACGGCGCCCAGCGCCACACCGCCTTCCAGCTGCGCGACCCCGACGGCTTCGTCGAGGAACTGCGCTGGGTGGCGGCGGGGGCCGAGCTGCTGCGCGAGCGCCGTACGGTCGCGACCACCGAACTCGCCGACTTCGCCTGGGCGTTGGACTTCACCTTCTCCCTGACCAACGTCACCCCGGGCCCGCTGTCGATCGGCAGCCCCGCCACCAACGGCCGCCCCGGCGCGGCCTACGGCGGCTTCTTCTGGCGGGCCCGCAAGGAGGCCTCGGCGCCGGACGTGTTCACCGTCGACCGCGAGGGCGAGCAGGAGATCCACGGCACCCGCGCCCCCTGGGTGGCCCTCACCGGCTCCACCTGGACCCTGATCTTCGCCGGGGCCACCGAACGGACCCGCCAGGACCCGTGGTTCGTGCGCGCCGGGGAGTATCCCGGCGTCGGCTCCTCCCTCGCCGCCGAGGAACGGCTGCCGATCCCGCCCGGCGAGACCGCCGTACGCCGGATCGTCACCGTCGTCGCCGACGGCCGGATCAGCCGGCTCGAAGCGGCGTCCCTGGTCCGCAAGGCGGTGAGCCCGTGACGACCGACGTGTATCGCAACCCCATCCTCAACGCCGACTGGTCCGACCCGGACGTCGTCCGCGTCGGCGACGACTTCTACCTCAGCGCCTCCAGCTTCGGCCGCGCCCCGGGCCTGCCCCTCCTGCACTCCCGCGACCTGGTCAACTGGACGCTGGTCGGCCACGCCGTCGACCACCTCGAACCGGCCGAGGAGTTCGCGACCCCCCGGCACGACCGCGGCGTCTGGGCTCCGTCCCTCCGCCACCACGACGAGCGCTTCTGGATCTTCTGGGGCGACCCCGACCAGGGCATCTTCCAGGTCAACGCCCCCGAGATCCGCGGCCCCTGGACCCGCCCGCACCTGGTGAAGCAGGGCAAGGGCCTGATCGACCCCTGCCCCCTGTGGGACGACGAGACCGGCGAGGCCTACCTCGTGCACGCCTGGGCCAAGTCCCGGTCGGGGGTGAAGAACCGCCTCACCGGCCACCGTATGCACCCCGACGGCACCGAACTCCTCGACGGGGGCAAGCTGATCGTCGACGGCGACCGGATCCCCGGCTGGTTCACCCTCGAAGGGCCGAAGCTCTACAAGCACGACGGCTGGTTCTGGATCCTGGCGCCCGCCGGGGGAGTGGAGACCGGCTGGCAGGGCGCCCTCCGCTCGCGCGAGTTCTTCGGGCCGTACGAGGAGAGGATCGTCCTCGAACAGAAGGACACCGACGTCAACGGCCCCCACCAGGGCGGCTGGGTGCGCACCCCGTCCGGTGAGGACTGGTTCCTGCACTTCCAGCAGCGGGGCGCGTACGGCAGGGTCGTCCACCTCCAGCCGATGCGCTGGGACGCCGACGGCTGGCCGGTGCTCGGCGAGGACGGCGCCCCCGTCGCCGTACACCGCGTCCCCGACCTGCCGCCGCAGCCGCCCGCCGCGCCCGCCACCGACGACGACTTCCCCGGCGGACGCTTCGGCCGCCAGTGGTCGTGGACCGCCAACCCGCAGGACGGCTGGGCCACCCAGCACTCCGGCGACGGTCTGCGGCTCGCCTGCGTCCGCTCGGCCGACGCGCACGACCTGCGCAAACTTCCGAACATCCTCACGCAGCGGCTGCCCGGCACGCCGTGCGCGGTCGAGGTCGAGCTACGGCTGGACAGCGTGGAGCCGGGGGCGCGGGCCGGGCTCGCGGTGCTCGGGGACGCGTTCAGCTGGATCGGGCTCCAGCGGGGCGCGGACGGGGCGGTGCATGTCGTGCACCGGTTCGCGGAAGCGGTCGCGGAGAAGGAACGGGACGCCGATCATCCGAGGCCCGCGCCCGAGGGGCGGGTGCGGCTGCGGATCGAGATCGGGTCGGGGGCGCGCTGCCGCTTCTCGTACGACACCGGCGACGGCTGGACGCCCTCCGGTCAGGTCTTTGCCGCCACCCCCTGGCGCTGGGTCGGTGCCCTGCTCGGGCTCTTCGGCCTCGCCCCCGCCGGTCCGGGACACGCCGGAGCGGCGACCTTCACCCACTTCAGGATCAGCGCCTCGTAACTCACCGGATTTGTAAGCCTGTTGGGAGCCGCAATGACGCACCTCCATAGCAAGCGCTTGCCGAATGTCGGCAGAACCCTGGCCACCGTCGTGGGCCTGGTGGCCGCCCTGGCGCTCGGGGCGGTCGGGGAGGCGAAGGCAGCCGCCCCCGCACCGTCGGTGACCGCAGACCGCTGGACCGACCAGCCGCACGGCTTCGCCTCCCTCGCCGGCGGTACGACCGGTGGCGCGGGCGGCAAGGTCGTCACCGTCACCGATCAGGCCTCGCTGGCCAAGTACGCGGCGGCGCAAGAGCCGTACATCATCCGCGTCTCGGGGGCGATCGACGTCGAGCCCTTCGGCTCGAACATCGTCGTGACCTCGAACAAGACCATCATCGGCGTCGGCGACACCGGTGAGATCGTGCACGGTGAGCTGCACCTCAACCCCGGCACGAGCAATGTCATTATCCGCAACCTGACGATCCGTGACTCGTATGTCGAGGGCGACTGGGACGGCAAGACCCAGGACTTCGACGCGATCCAGATGGACACCGTCCACCATGTCTGGATCGACCACAACCGCTTCACGCACATGGGCGACGGGCTGCTCGACATCCGTAAGGACAGTCAGTACATCACCGTCTCCTACAACCAGTTCACCAACCACAACAAGGCGTTCGGGGTCGGCTGGACGACGAATGTGCTGACGCAGCTCACCGTCGACCACAACTGGTTCACGGGCACGAAGCAGCGCAATCCGTCCGCCGACAACTGCGCCTACGCGCACCTGTACAACAACTACCTGTCCGCGCAGGTGGCCGACGGTGACCCGGTGTGGTCGTACGGGAACTGGTCGCGCGGCAAGACCAGGATGGTCATCGAGAACAGCTACTACGACGGGGTTCGGCATCCCTATCAGGCCGATGCGACGGCCGAGTTGGTCGAGCGTGGGTCGATCCTGAAGAACGTCAGCGGGCGGCAGGACGAGTGGGGTGCCGCCTTCGATCCGCGGGAGTTCTACGACTACCAGCTTGACCCGGCGGCCGCCGTCCCGGCGCTGGTGACGCGTTTCTCCGGGCCGCAGAAGCAGATCGGCGACGCGGTGACGCTGCACGTCCCCGGCGACTATCCGACCGTGCAGGCCGCTGTTGACGCCGTGCCGGACGGCAACGCCGGCTCGGTGACGATCGCGGTCGCACCGGGGACGTACCGCGCCAAGGTGTTCATCCCCGCGAGCAAGCCGAACATCGTGTTGCAGGGGACTGGACAAGATCGGTCGGACACCGTCATCGTCTTCGACACGCCGGCGGCCTACGGCGGCTCCACCGGAAGCGCCACCGTGCGGATCGCCGCCAACGACGTGACCGCGCGCAACCTCACCTTCAGCAACGACTTCGACGAGGCCGCGCACGAGCTGAGCGGCGAGCAGGCGCTGGCGATGAAGACGACCGGCGATCGGATCGTCTTCGAGAACACCGCCTTCCTGGGCAACCAGGACACGCTGATGACCGACAGCCCCAAGCTGACCACCGTCAGCCGGGTCTACATCCGCGACTCGTACATCGAGGGCGACGTCGACTTCGTCTACGGGCGGGCGACCACCGTCATCGAGCGTTCGGTGATCCGCGCGCTGAGCCGCGGCTCAACCACCAACAACGGCTGGATCACCGCCGCCTCGACCTTCAAGGACAACCCGTACGGGTTCCTGATCACCGACTCGAGGGTGGTGAGCGACGCGCCGGCCGGATCCTTCCACCTGGGACGGCCCTGGCATCCCGGTGGTGAACCCCAGGCGATCGCCCAGGTGTTGATCCGGAACACCGAACTGCCCGCCGCGATCAAGGCCTCGCCGTGGACCGACATGGGCGGGTTCTCGTGGAAGGACGCGCGGTTCGCGGAGTACCGGAACTTCGGGCCGGGGGCGGCTGTCACCGCGGACCGGCCGCAGATGAGCGATGGCGAGGCGCGTACCCACACCGTCGCCGACTACCTCAAGGGCGCCGATGGCTGGGCGCCGCACGTCCGGCGCTGAGCGCGTCTCAACGCCCTGAAGACCCCCCACAACTTCATATCTCCGTTTGATCCAGAAGAAAGAGCCGACCAATGAAGATCAGCAATCGCAGGAGCAGCACAGGCGGTCGCCGCATGTCGGCCGTCGTCGCCCTGAGCGCCGTGCTCGCCCTGACGGCCACCGCCTGTGGTGACGACGGGAGCGGTACGGGGGGCGACAAGGGCGACGAGGGCAGCGGCAAGGGAGAGATCGTCTTCTGGGACAACAACGGCGGTGTCCGCACCGACATCTGGAAGGAGGTCATCGCCGACTTCGAGAAGGCGAACCCGGACATCAAGGTCGAGTACGTCGGGATTCCGTCCACCGACTACCAGTCCAAGGTGGACACCGCCCTCCAGGGCGGCGGCCTGCCGGACGTCGGCGGCGTCGGCGCGGCGATGCTCGCCGGGTTCGCCGCGCAGAATGCGCTGGAGCCGCTGGACGACCGGCTCGCCAAGTCCGCCCTGGACGGCAAGCTCAACGAGGACATGGTCACCTCGCTGAAGGCCGCCGGCGGCGGTGACGACACGCTGTACTCGGTTCCGACCTCCGCGAACAACGGCGTCCTGTACTACCGCACCGACCTGTTCGAGAAGGCGAACCTGGACGAGCCGACGACCTGGGACAAGTTCTACGAGGCCGCGGAGAAGCTCACCAACGCCGGCAAGAACGAGTTCGGTTACACCATCCGCGGTGGCGCCGGTTCCGTCGCCCAGGCGCTGGACGCGATGTACGGGCAGTCCGGGATCACGTCCTTCTGGGACGCCGGCGGTGAGAAGACGACCGTCAACGACCCGAAGAATGCGGCTGCGCTGGAGAAGTACGCCGCGCTCTACAAGAAGGTCACTCCGGCGGCCGACCTGAACAACGACTTCACCAAGATGGTCTCCCAGTGGGACTCCGGCACCATCGGCATGCTGAACCACAACCTGGGGTCGTACCAGGACCACGTGAAGGCCCTGGGCACCGAGAAGTTCCGGGGTATTCCGCAGCCCACCGGGCCGGGCGGCAAGCGGGTCCAGGTCTCCAACCCGGTCGACGGTCTGGGGCTGTTCAAGAGCTCCAAGAACAAGGAGGCGGCCTGGAAGTTCATCGAGTTCGCCGCCTCACACGAGTCGAACTCCAAGTGGAACGAGTCGGCCGGCGCGATCCCGGCCAACACGGACGCCGCGCAGGACGCGTGGATCTCCAAGGCCGAGCCGACGAAGCTGGCGGCCACGGCGCTGAACGATGGTTCGACCGAGATCGTCCAGCTGCCGTACTACCTGCCCGACTGGAACACCATCTCCAAGGCCGACAACGAGCCCAACCTCCAGAAGGTGCTGCTCGGTGACATGAGCGCGAAGGACTTCCTGGACACGATGGCCGAGCAGCTGAATGAGGCTCAGGCCGAGTGGAATCAGCAGAAGGGCTGACTGGTTCCGCCGGTTCAGCTGATTGCGGCCGGTCCGGGGCTGCGAGGCCCGTGTTCGGGCCTCGGACCGGCCGTGGCTGGGCGCGCCCACGCGGCGGAGCCGCATATCGGGCACTGCCCCGCGCCCCTTCAGGTCGCCAAGCACCCCCCACGTTGAAAGGCACCGCTATCCCGTAACACCCTTGAGAAAGGCACATGCTCGTGTCCCTCAACCGCAGACAGGTCACCACCATGGCCGCCCTCGCTGCCGTCCCCCTCTCCTTCGCGGCCACGGGTACCGCTCAGGCCACGGAGCGCCGCCGCACCCGCACCCTCTACATCGCCGGTGACTCCACCGCCGCCCAGAAGTACACCGACGTGGCTCCCGAGACCGGCTGGGGGATGGCTTTCCCCTTCTTTCTGCACAAGGACAGGCCCGTCGCCAACCATGCCGTGAACGGGCGTAGTTCGAAGAGCTTCGTCGACGAGGGTCGGCTCGATGTCATCCTCGGCGCGATCCAGCCGGACGACTTGCTCCTCGTCCAGTTCGCCCACAACGACGAGAAGATCGCCGACCCCACGCGGTACACCGAGCCCTGGACGACGTACCAGGACTACCTGCGCCTCTACATCGACGGCGCCCGTGCCCGAGGTGCCCGCCCCGTCCTCGCCACCGCCGTGGAGCGCCGGAAGTTCGACGCCGCCGGCAACGCCGTGCCGACCCACGGCGACTATCCGGCGGCGATGCGCGCGCTCGCCCAGGAGGAGCGCGTCACGCTGCTCGACATCCAGGCCCTGTCCCTCGCGCTGTGGCAGCGGCTCGGGGTCGAGGGGACGAAGACGTACTTCAACTGGACCGCCACCGAGCAGGACAACACGCACTTCAATCCGCCCGGCGCGATCGCCGTGGCGCGTCTCGTGGCGCGGGAACTGCTGCGCACCCGCGTGCTGGCCCCGCAGGACGTGCGCCGGCTCGACGCGGAAATCCCGGAGTCCTGGATCACCTGGCCGCAGGCCGCCGCGTAACCACCCCGACCGCAGAAAAGAGAGCCGCACCATGAACGCACAGGTATGGCATGGGCATGTCACAGCGAAGACAGCCGTGCTGATCGGCTGCACCGCGCTCGTCCTCGGACTCACCGGCACCAGCGCGGAGGCGGGCCCCCGCGATCTCGGCCGACAGGTCCTGGGAGCGAACGACGGCTGGGGGTCGGAGGGCGCCGGGACCACCGGCGGTTCGGCCGCCGACGCCGAGCACGTCTACACCGTCACCACCTGGGCCCAGTTCAAGGCCGCGCTGAAGGCGGGCGGCGACGCGCCCAAGATCATCAAGGTCAAAGGCATGATCGACGCCGTCTCCGAGGGCTGCGAGGCCTTCGTCACCGACGGGTACGACCTCCAGCAGTACCTCAAGGACTACGACCCGGCCGTCTACGGCAACGACGAGGTCGCCAAGGGTCCGCAGGAGGACGCGCGGGTCGCCTCCGCCGCCAAGCAGGACTCGGAGATCAAGGCCAACATCCCCAGCAACACCACCATCGTCGGCGTCGGCAGGAACTCCGGCATCCTCGGCGGCAGCCTCCAGATCAAGGGCGTCTCGAACGTCATCATGCGCAACCTCACCATCGAGGCCCCGCTCGACTGCTTCCCCAAGTGGGATCCGACCGACGACAACAAGACCGGCAACTGGAACTCCGAGTACGACGCCGTGGTCGTCTACGGGACGGATCACGTGTGGCTCGACCACAACACGTTCACCGACGGGCGCTACCCGGACAGCGAGCGGCCGGTCCACTTCGGCAAGGTCTTCCAGCAGCACGACGGGCTGACGGACATCGTGCGCGGCTCCAACTACGTGACCGTGTCCTGGAACCGCTTCGAGAACCACGACAAGAACATGCTGATCGGCAACGGTGACGGCCTCGCCACCACCGACGGCGGCAAGCTCAAGGTCACCATGCACCACAACCGCTTCGACGGGATCCTCCAGCGCTCCCCGCGCGTGCGGTTCGGGCAGGTCGACGTCTACAACAACCACTACGTGGTGACCGAGGAACAGAAGGACGACTACTACATCTTCGGCGTCGGCATCTCCTCGCAACTGCACGCCAGCGACAACGCCATCTCGCTGCCGGCCGGCGCGAGCGTCGGCAAGGTGCTGAAGAAGTGGAACGAGTCGCCGCTGACCGCCGAGAACAACTACGTCAACGGCAAGCTGACGGACCTCATCGCGGTCCACAACGCCGAGATCCCGGCGGAGACCCTCCAGTCCGGCGCCGGATGGACACCGACCCTGCGCACGAAGGTCGACAACCCCAAGGCGCTGCCTGGGATCGTCGACGGCTGTGCGGGCGCCGGCCGCCTGCGCTGACCCACCCGCACCGGGCCGGGGCCCGTAGCCCCGGCCCACCGCACCACCCCCCACGGCGAGGAACTCCCCGATCAACCCGAACGCCCCGCTCACCCCTGAAGAGCCGCACCGCGAAGGAGCACCCGCATGCCCTCGCCCGACCGCCAACTCCCCCTGACCAGACGGCGATTCCTGCTGACGAGCGCCGGAGCCGGCGCCGCCCTCGCGCTCGCGTCGGCCCCCGCGCGGGCCACCGCTCGACCCCGCCCGTTCGGCCGCTACGGTTCCCCGGCCGCGCGCCTGACCGCGCAGACCCTGTACGTCGACGCGTCCGGCCAGGGCGACTTCACGTCCGTCCGGGCCGCCGTGTCCGCCGCGACCGGCAGCGGCTGGACCCTGGTCATCGCGCCGGGGACGTACCGGGAGACCGTCGCCGTCGGCGTGACCCGCACGGAGATGACCTGGCTCGGCGCCGGTGACGACCCGCGTGACGTCGTCATCGTCTACGACAACGCCGCCGGCACCCCCAAGCCCGGCGGCGGCACCTACGGCACCACCGGCTCCGCCACCACCACCGTGCAGGCCGACGGCTTCACCGCCCGCCACATCACCTTCGCCAACGACTGGCTGCGCGCCGACCACCCCGGCATCTCCGGCACCCAGGCGGTCGCCATCAAGGTGCAGGGCGACCGGTCCGCCTTCCACCACTGCCACTTCCTCGGTCACCAGGACACCCTGTACGCCGACTCCATCGCCCTCGGCGTCTTCGCCCGCCAGTACTTCTCGCACTGCTACGCCGAGGGCGACGTCGACTTCGTCTTCGGGCGGGCCACGGCCGTGTACGAGCACTGCCACTTCCGGACCCTGACCCGGACCGACCTGACCTCGACGCCGTACGGCTTCGTCTTCGCACCCTCGACGGCGGGCGCCAACCCGCTCGGCTACCTGGTGACCAGGAGCCGTGTCACCAGCGAGGCCCCGGACGCCTACTACAAGCTGGCCCGCCCCTGGGTGCCCAGCTCCGACACCACCGCCCGCCCGTCCCTCGTCGTCCGGGACACCCACCTCGGGGCCGGCATCGACGCGGTCGCGCCCTACACCAACATGTCGGACGCCTTCCCGTGGCAGAACCAGCGCTTCGCCGAGTACCGCAACACCGGCCCCGGCGCGGTCGTCAGCGTCCCCGAGAACCGTCCCCAACTCGACGACGAGCAGGCCGAGTCGGCGACCCGCGCGGCTTACCTCGGTGACTGGCAGCCGTGGAAGGAGGCGTGCTGACATGCGCCGGCGCGCTCTTCTCGCGGCTGGGCTGGGCCTGGTCGTCGCCGGGTCCACCCCTGCCCTCGCCGCCGGGTCCCGTCGCGTCCTGCACGTCCGCCCCGGCGACTCCGTCCAGGCGGCCGTGGACGCCGTGGACGGGCCCGGCTGGACGATCGTCGTGCATCCGGGGACGTACCGCGAGGTCGTCAACGTGCCTGTCGGCAAGGCTCACTTGACCCTGCGCGGTGCCTCCCGCGACCCGCGCGACGCCGTCATCGTCCACGACAACGCGAACGGCACGAAGAAGCCCGACGGCACCACGTACGGCACCGCGGGCTCCGCCACCTTCACCTCGGCCGCCCCCGGCCTCACCGTCCGCGACCTGACCCTCGCCAACGACTGGCTGCGCGCCGACCACCCCGACATCACCGGCACCCAGGCGGTGGCGGCGTACACGTACGGCGACCGCACCCACTTCGAGAACGTCCGGCTGCTGGCCCACCAGGACACGCTGTTCGTCGAGACGACCGCGCTGACGGCGTTCGACCGGCAGTACTTCCGCCGTTGCTACATCGAGGGCGACGTCGACTTCGTCTTCGGCCGGGCGACCGCCGTCTTCGAGGAGTGCCACTTCCACACGCTCCAGCGGGCCGTGGACTTCACCCCCAAGGGCATGGTCTTCGCCCCGTCCACCGCCCGCGCCAACCCGTACGGCATCCTCGCCGTCCGCTCCCGCATCACCTCCGGCGCCGAGAACGCGGCGTACAAGCTCGCCCGGCCATGGGTGCCGACGTACGAGACGACCGCCTGGCCGTCCCTCGTCGTGCGGGACACCCGGATCGGGCCCGGCATCGACCCGGTGGCGCCGTACACCAACATGCGGGAGCAGTACCCCTGGCAGACCATGCGGTTCCGGGAGTACCGCAACTGCGGGCCGGGTGCGGTGATCTCGGTTCCGGGGAACCGGCCTCAACTGACCGCCGCGGAAGCCGAGGCGCACACCAAGCGGACGTATCTCGGCGACTGGCGGCCCGGTGCGTAGGGCCGCCGCCGTTCTGCTCGCCTGGGCGTGCCTGCTCGGGGGAGCACCCGGGGCCGCCACCGCCGCCTCCGCCGCCGAGCAGCGCGGCCCCGTCGGCTGGGCCGTCACCGGCCCCGGCACCACCGGCGGGGCGGGCGGCACCACCTGGACGGTGCGCACCCGCGCCGAGCTCAAGGAGGCCCTCGCCAACCACGGCGACCCCACCGCGCCCAAGGTGATCCGGATCGTCGGCGCCATCAACGGGCATGAGGCGGCCGACGGTTCACTGCTCGGCGAGCAGGACTACGCGCCCGGGTACGACCTCGCCAAGTACATGTCCTGCTTCGGCGAGGACGGCGCCACCTGGTCCGACACCCGCTACGACTACTGCAGGCAGCAGCGTCAGCTCCGCCAGACCGGGTCGGGCAAGGAGAAGGCGCAGATCCAGCTGACCGTGCCGAGCAACACCACGCTCGTCGGCATCGGCGACGACGCCCGGCTCCTCGGGGTCTTCCTGACCGTCAACACCGGCACGAACATCGTCGTCCGGAACCTGCGTCTCGAAGCCCCCGTCGACCACTTCACCAGCTGGTCACCGGACGACGCCACCCAGGGCAACTGGAACGCCCGCTTCGACGCGATGACCGTCGTCACCGGCAAGCACATCTGGATCGACCACTGCACCTTCACCGACGGCCGCTTCCCCGACCGCGACGCCCCCCTCGGCTTCCACGGCGAGCACGTCCAGCGGCACGACGGGCTGCTGGACATCGAGGACGGCTCCGACTTCGTCACCGTCTCCGACAGCCGTTTCGACGACCACGACAAGGCGCTCCTCATCGGGTCGGGCGACGGACGCGGCGACCGCGACCGCGGGCACCTGAAGGTGACGTTCGTCCGGAACCTGTTCACCGACATCGTGCAGCGCGGGCCCCGCGTCCGCTTCGGGCAGGTGCACGTCGTCAACAACGTGTACCGGGGGAGCGCCGAGGACACCCTCTACGCGCTCGGAGTCGGGGTGGAGTCCGCGATCTTCTCGGAGCGCAATGTCTTCAGCCACCCGGGAGGCGAGCCGTCCCTCGCCGTCGCCGCCTACGGAGGCGAGCACTTCCACGACACCGGCTCCTGGTTCAACGGCCGCCCGGCCCGGCTGAACGCGGTGGCCGGCGGTCTCGGGCTCACCGACGACGTCGGCTGGCACCCGGCCGACGCGTACCCGTACCGGCCCCTCATGTCCCGGGCGGCGGTCGAGCACTACGTCCTGACCCACGCCGGCGCGGGGAGGCCGCATGCCTGACGCGATGGGACGCCGGACGTTCGTGACGGGAGCCGCCGCCGTGGCCCTCGCGGCGGGATCCGGGAGCGCCGAGGCGGCCGACCTCGTCGGCGGCAACCTTCCCGACTTCCACCAGGCTCTCAAGGACGAGCTGAACTTCCCGCTCGCCTGGGGCACTTCACCGATCCGCGACTTCCGGGCCTGGCGGCGCGCCGCCCGCGCCAAGGTCGAGGAGCACCTCCTCGTCGACGGCCAGGACGGGACGCCGTACGCACCGGAGTTCACCGCGGGACCTCAAGGCGACGGCTGCACAAGGGAGTTGGTCACCCTCTCCCTCAGCCGCCACGAACGGGTGCGCGCCGCCCTCCTCACCCCGCGGGGACCCGGCCCTTTCCCCGCCGTCCTGCTGCTCCACGACCACGGGGCCAAGTTCGACATCGGCAAGGAGAAGCTCGTCCGGCCCTGGTACGACGACACCCGGCTCGCCTCCGCGCAGGCCTGGGCGGACCGGTACTTCAGCGGGCGGTTCGTCGGCGACGAGCTGGCCCGGCGCGGCTATGTCGTCCTGTGCGCGGACGCCCTCGGCTGGGGCGACCGGGGCCCGCTCACCTACGACCAGCAGCAGGCGCTGGCCTCCAACTTCTACAACCTCGGCTCCTCGCTCGCCGGACTCATGGCCCGCGAGGACGCCCGTGCCGCCGGATTCCTGGCCGGCCTCGACCGGGTGGACGCACGCCGGGTCGCCGCCGTCGGGTTCTCCATGGGCGCCTACCGCGCCTGGCAAACCGCCGCGCTCAGCGACCACATCGCCGCCACCGCCGCCGTCTGCTGGATGACCGGCCTGAAGGAAATGATGGTGCCCGGCAACAACACGCTGCGCGGGCAGTCGTCGTACTACATGCTCCACCCCGGGCTTGCCCGGTTCCTCGACTTCCCCGACGTGGCGGGCATCGCCGCACCCAGGCCGATGCTCTTCTTCAGCGGCGCCCTGGACACCCTCTTCCCCGCCGACGGCGTCCGGGTGGCCCACGACAAGCTGCGCGCCGTCTGGCGTTCGCGCCACGCCGAGGAGCGGTTGCACCTCAAGACCTGGCCCGAC
Above is a window of Streptomyces sp. DT2A-34 DNA encoding:
- a CDS encoding polysaccharide lyase family 1 protein gives rise to the protein MRRAAAVLLAWACLLGGAPGAATAASAAEQRGPVGWAVTGPGTTGGAGGTTWTVRTRAELKEALANHGDPTAPKVIRIVGAINGHEAADGSLLGEQDYAPGYDLAKYMSCFGEDGATWSDTRYDYCRQQRQLRQTGSGKEKAQIQLTVPSNTTLVGIGDDARLLGVFLTVNTGTNIVVRNLRLEAPVDHFTSWSPDDATQGNWNARFDAMTVVTGKHIWIDHCTFTDGRFPDRDAPLGFHGEHVQRHDGLLDIEDGSDFVTVSDSRFDDHDKALLIGSGDGRGDRDRGHLKVTFVRNLFTDIVQRGPRVRFGQVHVVNNVYRGSAEDTLYALGVGVESAIFSERNVFSHPGGEPSLAVAAYGGEHFHDTGSWFNGRPARLNAVAGGLGLTDDVGWHPADAYPYRPLMSRAAVEHYVLTHAGAGRPHA
- a CDS encoding dienelactone hydrolase family protein; this encodes MPDAMGRRTFVTGAAAVALAAGSGSAEAADLVGGNLPDFHQALKDELNFPLAWGTSPIRDFRAWRRAARAKVEEHLLVDGQDGTPYAPEFTAGPQGDGCTRELVTLSLSRHERVRAALLTPRGPGPFPAVLLLHDHGAKFDIGKEKLVRPWYDDTRLASAQAWADRYFSGRFVGDELARRGYVVLCADALGWGDRGPLTYDQQQALASNFYNLGSSLAGLMAREDARAAGFLAGLDRVDARRVAAVGFSMGAYRAWQTAALSDHIAATAAVCWMTGLKEMMVPGNNTLRGQSSYYMLHPGLARFLDFPDVAGIAAPRPMLFFSGALDTLFPADGVRVAHDKLRAVWRSRHAEERLHLKTWPDLGHVFVDRMQDEVFAWLDRVL